Proteins from one Chromatiales bacterium genomic window:
- a CDS encoding oxidoreductase encodes MAKKWNMIVDVERCNNCRACFLAVKDEHTGNTFPGYAAEQPAMGANWLDIERKERGSYPIVDAHFMPVMCNHCDDAPCMKAAKNGAVTKRADGIVIIDPEKSKGQKQIMEACPYGAISWNEEKQIPQAWIFDAHLLDQGWTRTRAEQCCPTDVFRSVKVDDEEMQRIREQEGLEVLKPELGTKPRVYYKNLHLMTKCMIGGSVAADIKGVDECAEGAEVVLKQNGRELGRTTTDTFGEFRIDRLEPDSGQYQLEVSGASGRATMVFELGRESLYLGVIRLGGAA; translated from the coding sequence ATGGCCAAGAAATGGAACATGATCGTCGATGTCGAGCGCTGCAATAACTGCCGCGCCTGCTTCCTGGCGGTCAAGGACGAACACACGGGGAATACCTTCCCGGGCTATGCGGCGGAACAGCCGGCGATGGGCGCCAACTGGCTGGATATCGAGCGCAAGGAACGCGGCAGCTATCCGATCGTCGATGCACACTTCATGCCCGTGATGTGCAACCACTGTGATGATGCACCCTGCATGAAGGCTGCGAAGAACGGTGCGGTTACAAAGCGTGCCGATGGCATCGTCATCATCGACCCGGAAAAGAGCAAAGGGCAGAAGCAGATCATGGAGGCCTGTCCCTACGGTGCGATTTCCTGGAACGAGGAGAAGCAGATTCCGCAGGCGTGGATCTTCGATGCGCATCTGCTCGACCAGGGCTGGACCAGGACCCGCGCCGAGCAATGCTGTCCCACCGATGTATTCAGGTCGGTCAAGGTCGATGACGAGGAGATGCAGCGGATCCGGGAGCAGGAAGGTCTCGAGGTACTGAAGCCGGAGCTCGGCACGAAGCCTCGCGTCTATTACAAGAACCTGCACCTGATGACCAAATGCATGATTGGCGGATCGGTGGCAGCCGATATCAAGGGCGTCGATGAATGCGCCGAAGGCGCCGAGGTTGTGCTGAAGCAGAATGGCCGCGAGCTTGGCCGGACGACGACCGATACCTTTGGCGAATTCAGGATCGACCGGCTCGAACCGGACAGCGGGCAATACCAGCTGGAAGTGAGCGGCGCATCGGGTCGGGCAACGATGGTTTTCGAGCTGGGCCGTGAAAGCCTCTATCTGGGCGTGATCAGGCTCGGGGGCGCGGCCTGA
- a CDS encoding molybdopterin-dependent oxidoreductase, translating into MKLSVILWGIPQSMRACAAVYPKFAERLKERDCIAQFQLKDQPKGRWIQIRNGKISSRAGIHKNPDFRLFFKNEKIAANFLTPPFDQLERIDAAKNFKLTMQGPDALVDWFMALVASMESYTWTAGTDMGNGVTRYTNGTNGGPIFVYVKDGKILRTTPMDLDDSDAGSYSIKARGKTFVPPRKTTLAAHGQCQKSMVYSKNRILKPMKRVDFDPNGERNIQNRGKSKFVEISWKEALDIVSGEIKRCKAVGPGAICVANGSHHQWGNLGHYLSAFNRFWNLIGTTKLVHNPDSWEGWFWGAMHHWGNSMRLGAAEPYGTVEDCLKEADMMVFWSSDPDAAYGFEGTQRRRWAKELGIKMVHIDPYMNHTAAHLGGKWFSPKPGTDAAFAQALCHVWITEGTYDKEFVEKRTTGFAEWKAHVLGEDDGIPKTPEWQETETGIPAREVRALAREWGRKKTYLGVGGWGCGVGGACRGPTGTQWARMMTILGAMQGMGRPGSNFGNLQFGAPVDMNFYFPGYAEGSMSGDLAYSANSTNNYQRMPHIITMSTVKQAIPRMWLPEAITRGKAMGYLTAVDSVQGQFFPFGYPSPGHVPVQMLYKYGSASFGTMVDANRWVNMYQHDNLKFVVNQSVWWEGETPYSDVILPACTVFERWDIGEWYNVGPAYVHHMYSMNNHRVISMQHKCIEPLGESKSDYDIFLAIAERLDLGAVYSEGGNSEFEWCKRAFDSSDMAKNISWRQFLKKGYYVVPPEPEGSRAPTAMKWFYEGRKKDVPEPYPLPSDFVSNYGEGLQTPSGKYEFVPTTLKRFDDPERPPMNRYMRTFENPENNPELAKYPLQLLSPHSRYPFHVMGDDEGCFLRDIREHRVKVGEHYYFVARISPEDAKARGIKDDDLIRLWNDRGSVVCAAQVTGRLRPGVISASTASAEYRPMGEPGKSTDLGGCVNLLNSSKSITPKSHGIRPNTTLIQVEKWTGVDTWKPAEVA; encoded by the coding sequence ATGAAATTATCGGTCATATTGTGGGGTATCCCGCAGTCCATGCGCGCATGTGCCGCCGTATACCCGAAATTTGCGGAACGTCTGAAAGAGCGTGATTGCATCGCGCAGTTCCAGTTGAAAGACCAGCCCAAGGGTCGCTGGATACAGATCAGGAACGGCAAGATCTCCAGTCGTGCCGGCATCCACAAGAATCCGGATTTCAGACTGTTCTTCAAGAACGAAAAGATTGCCGCGAATTTCCTCACGCCGCCTTTCGACCAGCTCGAGCGCATCGATGCGGCCAAGAACTTCAAGCTGACCATGCAGGGTCCGGATGCCCTGGTGGACTGGTTCATGGCGCTGGTGGCGAGCATGGAGTCCTACACCTGGACAGCCGGCACCGACATGGGCAACGGCGTCACGCGCTACACCAATGGCACCAACGGTGGACCGATCTTCGTCTATGTGAAGGACGGCAAGATACTCCGCACCACGCCGATGGATCTCGACGACAGCGATGCGGGTTCTTACTCGATCAAGGCGCGCGGCAAGACCTTTGTGCCACCGCGCAAGACGACGCTCGCGGCACACGGCCAGTGCCAGAAGTCGATGGTTTACTCGAAAAACCGCATTCTCAAGCCGATGAAGCGGGTGGACTTCGACCCGAACGGCGAACGCAACATCCAGAACCGCGGCAAGTCGAAGTTCGTGGAGATCAGCTGGAAGGAAGCGCTCGATATCGTTTCCGGCGAGATCAAGCGTTGCAAGGCGGTTGGTCCGGGCGCCATCTGTGTGGCCAACGGTTCGCATCACCAATGGGGCAACCTCGGCCACTACCTGAGTGCCTTCAACCGTTTCTGGAACCTGATCGGTACCACCAAGCTGGTGCACAACCCCGACAGCTGGGAAGGCTGGTTCTGGGGCGCGATGCATCACTGGGGCAACAGCATGCGTCTCGGTGCGGCCGAGCCCTATGGCACGGTCGAGGACTGCCTGAAGGAAGCCGACATGATGGTGTTCTGGTCCAGCGACCCGGACGCTGCCTACGGCTTCGAGGGAACGCAGCGCCGTCGCTGGGCCAAGGAGCTTGGCATCAAGATGGTGCACATCGACCCGTACATGAACCACACGGCTGCGCATCTCGGTGGCAAGTGGTTCTCGCCGAAGCCGGGCACTGATGCCGCATTTGCCCAGGCGCTCTGTCACGTCTGGATCACCGAGGGCACCTACGACAAGGAGTTCGTGGAGAAGCGCACCACGGGCTTTGCAGAATGGAAAGCGCATGTGCTCGGTGAGGACGACGGCATCCCCAAGACACCCGAGTGGCAGGAAACCGAAACCGGCATTCCGGCGCGCGAGGTGCGGGCCCTGGCCCGCGAGTGGGGCAGAAAGAAAACCTATCTCGGTGTGGGTGGCTGGGGTTGCGGCGTTGGCGGTGCCTGCCGTGGACCGACGGGCACGCAGTGGGCGCGGATGATGACCATCCTCGGTGCCATGCAGGGCATGGGCCGTCCGGGTTCCAACTTCGGCAACCTGCAGTTCGGTGCGCCGGTCGACATGAACTTCTATTTCCCCGGCTATGCCGAGGGCAGCATGTCGGGCGACCTGGCCTACAGCGCCAACTCGACCAACAACTACCAGCGCATGCCGCACATCATCACCATGAGCACGGTGAAGCAGGCGATTCCGCGCATGTGGCTGCCCGAGGCGATCACCAGGGGCAAGGCGATGGGTTACCTGACCGCGGTTGATTCCGTGCAGGGACAGTTCTTTCCCTTCGGTTATCCCTCGCCCGGGCACGTACCGGTGCAGATGCTCTACAAGTACGGCAGCGCGTCCTTCGGCACGATGGTTGACGCGAACCGCTGGGTCAACATGTACCAGCACGACAACCTCAAGTTCGTGGTGAACCAGTCGGTCTGGTGGGAAGGCGAGACGCCGTATTCGGATGTCATCCTGCCGGCCTGCACGGTGTTCGAGCGCTGGGATATCGGCGAGTGGTACAACGTCGGCCCCGCGTACGTGCACCACATGTATTCGATGAACAACCATCGCGTGATCTCGATGCAGCACAAGTGCATCGAGCCGCTGGGTGAGTCGAAGTCCGACTACGATATCTTCCTGGCCATTGCCGAGCGGCTGGACCTGGGTGCGGTCTACTCCGAGGGCGGCAACTCCGAGTTCGAGTGGTGCAAACGCGCATTCGATTCATCGGACATGGCGAAGAACATCTCCTGGCGCCAGTTCCTCAAGAAAGGTTACTACGTGGTGCCTCCCGAGCCTGAAGGCTCGCGAGCGCCTACGGCCATGAAATGGTTTTATGAGGGTCGCAAGAAGGACGTGCCGGAGCCCTATCCGCTGCCGTCGGATTTCGTGAGCAACTACGGTGAGGGGCTGCAGACCCCGTCGGGCAAGTACGAGTTTGTACCCACGACGCTGAAACGCTTCGATGATCCCGAGCGCCCGCCGATGAACAGGTACATGCGGACCTTCGAGAACCCGGAAAACAACCCGGAACTCGCGAAGTATCCGCTGCAGCTGTTGTCGCCGCATTCGCGTTATCCCTTCCACGTCATGGGTGATGATGAAGGCTGCTTCCTCCGCGACATCCGCGAACATCGCGTCAAGGTCGGCGAGCACTATTACTTCGTGGCGCGCATCAGCCCGGAGGATGCGAAGGCGCGCGGCATCAAGGACGATGACCTGATCCGCTTGTGGAATGATCGCGGCTCGGTCGTTTGCGCGGCGCAGGTTACCGGCCGGTTGCGGCCGGGCGTCATCAGTGCGTCGACGGCATCGGCCGAATACCGGCCGATGGGTGAACCTGGCAAGTCCACCGACCTGGGTGGCTGCGTCAATCTGCTGAACTCGAGTAAATCCATCACCCCGAAAAGCCATGGTATCCGGCCGAACACGACCCTGATCCAGGTCGAGAAATGGACCGGTGTGGATACCTGGAAACCGGCGGAGGTCGCCTGA
- a CDS encoding VOC family protein yields MSSNENVAGAPVSVVVIGVGNLDTSLKFYAGTLGLNIAQTWTWQGPDFERYWKLPAGSRARCAFLEHGADPVGRIQLMEFDAPNRKLVRPANIRRATGLFNLNIYASDIRKDYERLKAQGFTFWSEPAHNNFGPVVGETLEASFDGPDGVVINLIQLVTEDPKTVIGRIVSFVAKYGRTPTGFTSVVTTAATVSDMEKALAFYYGPLHMSLFIESVLQGAETNRALSLPEHAQTRSVIIQGDHEYGKIALATPMNYEIPSLVPDAVPPNIGYLAQSFEVADLNETARGCAAVGAEVYSGPMEIDQPGRGRCRTMIVRNPGSGFLQELFQVL; encoded by the coding sequence ATGAGCAGCAATGAAAATGTCGCCGGCGCGCCGGTCAGTGTGGTGGTGATCGGTGTCGGCAACCTCGATACCTCGCTGAAGTTTTATGCCGGCACCCTCGGCCTGAACATTGCGCAGACCTGGACCTGGCAGGGGCCCGACTTCGAGCGTTACTGGAAACTGCCGGCGGGAAGCAGGGCGCGCTGCGCGTTTCTCGAACACGGCGCTGATCCCGTCGGGCGCATCCAGCTCATGGAGTTCGATGCGCCCAACCGGAAACTGGTGCGGCCGGCGAATATTCGCCGCGCCACGGGCCTTTTCAACCTGAACATCTACGCCAGTGACATCAGGAAGGATTACGAACGGCTGAAAGCGCAGGGATTCACGTTCTGGAGCGAGCCGGCGCACAACAATTTTGGTCCGGTGGTCGGCGAAACGCTGGAAGCTTCATTCGACGGGCCGGACGGCGTGGTGATCAACCTGATCCAGCTGGTCACCGAGGACCCGAAAACGGTGATCGGGCGCATCGTCAGCTTCGTTGCAAAATATGGCCGCACGCCGACCGGTTTTACCTCGGTGGTCACCACGGCGGCCACCGTGTCCGACATGGAGAAGGCGCTCGCCTTCTATTACGGCCCGCTGCACATGTCGCTCTTCATCGAGTCTGTGCTGCAGGGTGCGGAAACGAATCGCGCCCTGAGCCTGCCCGAGCACGCGCAGACCCGGAGCGTGATCATCCAGGGCGACCACGAGTACGGCAAGATCGCGCTGGCCACGCCGATGAACTACGAGATTCCGAGCCTGGTACCCGACGCCGTACCACCCAATATCGGTTACCTGGCCCAGTCTTTCGAAGTTGCCGACCTGAACGAGACCGCTCGTGGCTGCGCTGCCGTGGGTGCGGAAGTGTACTCGGGCCCGATGGAAATCGATCAGCCGGGCCGCGGCAGGTGCAGGACGATGATCGTCCGCAATCCGGGCAGCGGTTTTCTGCAGGAATTGTTCCAGGTCCTGTAA
- the katG gene encoding catalase/peroxidase HPI — MIPMSIQPIRFLAALSVVMAPVVFSGPALAQDQPKSNQFWWPEQLNLAPLRQHAAESDPLGKDFNYGDAFASLDIDAVKKDIEAVMTTSQDWWPADYGNYGPFFIRMAWHSAGTYRVADGRGGAGGGQQRFEPLNSWPDNANLDKARRLLWPIKQKYGRSISWADLMALTGTVAMESMGFKTFGFAGGREDDWEPDLVYWGPENEFLADKRYSGDRQLENPLAAVQMGLIYVNPEGPNGNPDPLAAARDIRETFGRMAMNDEETVALIAGGHTFGKAHGAAPPADCVGVEPAAASIEQQGLGWKNKCGSGNAGDTITSGLEGAWTSTPTAWTMQYLSNLFTFDWVQTKSPAGGTQWIPADGAAANLVPDAFDPAKRHAPIMFTTDLALKFDPAYRKISQRFLKNPPEFELAFAKAWFKLTHRDLGPRARYAGNLVPSEELLWQDPLPAVDHELVGAEDIARLKTEILASGLTIPELVRTAWASAASFRGTDMRGGANGARIRLAPQKDWAVNDPAELSKVLKRLEGIQKSFNRAQSGGKEVSLADLVVLGGAAAIEQAAKNAGHNVQVPFMPGRTDASQAQTDVKSFAVLEPTADGFRNYFAAANRRSPPEMLVDRASMLTLSVPEMTVLVGGMRVLNANAGQSSAGVLTGRPGTLSNDFFVNLLDMSTQWSKSSATEGVYEGRDRRTGDLKWTATPVDLVFGSNSELRAIAEVYAADDAREKFVRDFVGAWSKVMTLDRFDRR; from the coding sequence CTGATTCCAATGTCTATTCAACCGATACGTTTTCTTGCCGCTTTGTCGGTCGTGATGGCACCGGTCGTTTTCTCGGGCCCGGCGCTCGCGCAGGATCAGCCGAAGTCCAACCAGTTCTGGTGGCCTGAACAGCTGAATCTCGCGCCTCTTCGCCAGCACGCTGCCGAGTCCGACCCCTTGGGCAAGGACTTCAACTACGGCGATGCCTTCGCAAGTCTCGATATCGATGCCGTGAAGAAAGATATCGAAGCGGTGATGACCACATCCCAGGACTGGTGGCCCGCAGACTATGGCAACTATGGGCCGTTTTTCATTCGCATGGCATGGCACAGCGCGGGCACTTACCGTGTGGCTGATGGTCGCGGCGGTGCGGGTGGTGGCCAACAGCGCTTCGAGCCGCTGAACAGTTGGCCGGACAACGCAAACCTCGACAAGGCGCGACGGTTGCTCTGGCCGATCAAGCAGAAGTATGGCCGGAGCATTTCCTGGGCCGACCTCATGGCCCTCACGGGCACTGTCGCCATGGAATCCATGGGCTTCAAGACTTTCGGTTTTGCCGGCGGGCGCGAGGATGACTGGGAGCCCGACCTCGTCTACTGGGGACCGGAGAACGAGTTCCTCGCCGACAAACGCTACAGCGGCGACCGGCAGCTGGAGAATCCTCTTGCCGCGGTCCAGATGGGCCTGATCTACGTGAATCCGGAGGGCCCGAACGGCAACCCTGATCCGCTTGCCGCCGCGAGGGATATCCGCGAGACCTTCGGGCGGATGGCGATGAATGATGAAGAAACCGTTGCGCTTATCGCCGGCGGTCACACCTTCGGCAAGGCTCACGGTGCCGCTCCTCCTGCCGATTGCGTCGGCGTCGAGCCGGCGGCAGCAAGCATCGAGCAGCAAGGCCTGGGCTGGAAGAACAAGTGCGGTAGCGGCAATGCCGGCGACACGATCACCAGCGGGCTGGAAGGCGCGTGGACATCCACCCCGACAGCCTGGACGATGCAATACCTGAGCAACCTGTTCACGTTTGACTGGGTGCAGACGAAGAGCCCTGCAGGCGGGACCCAGTGGATTCCCGCTGATGGAGCGGCAGCCAATCTGGTGCCCGATGCTTTCGATCCGGCCAAACGCCATGCGCCGATCATGTTCACGACGGACCTGGCGCTGAAATTCGATCCGGCCTACCGGAAAATTTCGCAGCGCTTTCTGAAAAATCCGCCGGAGTTCGAACTCGCTTTTGCGAAGGCATGGTTCAAGTTGACACACCGTGATCTGGGCCCGCGTGCGCGCTACGCCGGCAATCTCGTGCCGAGCGAGGAACTGCTTTGGCAAGATCCGCTTCCCGCGGTCGACCATGAGCTGGTTGGTGCCGAGGACATTGCGCGGCTGAAGACGGAGATCCTCGCGTCGGGGCTGACCATACCGGAGCTCGTGAGAACTGCATGGGCATCGGCGGCAAGCTTCCGCGGCACCGACATGCGCGGTGGGGCCAACGGTGCGCGCATTCGTCTCGCGCCGCAGAAGGACTGGGCTGTCAATGATCCGGCCGAGTTGTCGAAGGTGCTGAAGCGCCTTGAGGGCATCCAGAAAAGCTTCAACCGTGCGCAATCAGGCGGCAAAGAGGTATCGCTCGCCGACCTGGTCGTTCTGGGTGGTGCCGCGGCCATCGAGCAGGCCGCGAAAAACGCCGGGCACAACGTGCAGGTTCCGTTCATGCCGGGGCGCACGGATGCATCACAGGCCCAGACCGATGTGAAATCCTTCGCGGTTCTCGAGCCGACCGCCGACGGGTTCCGCAACTACTTCGCCGCGGCTAACCGTCGATCGCCACCGGAAATGCTCGTCGACCGGGCCAGCATGCTGACGCTGAGCGTTCCGGAAATGACCGTTCTCGTCGGTGGCATGCGGGTCCTGAATGCAAACGCCGGGCAGTCCTCGGCGGGTGTGTTGACCGGTCGGCCCGGAACGTTGAGCAACGATTTCTTCGTGAACCTGCTCGACATGTCGACGCAATGGTCGAAGTCATCCGCAACCGAGGGTGTTTACGAGGGCCGTGATCGCCGCACGGGGGACCTCAAGTGGACGGCGACCCCGGTGGACCTTGTTTTCGGGTCCAACTCGGAGCTCCGCGCAATCGCAGAGGTCTACGCAGCTGACGACGCACGCGAGAAATTCGTGCGGGACTTTGTCGGTGCGTGGTCCAAGGTGATGACCCTGGATCGTTTTGACAGGCGTTGA
- a CDS encoding DUF1326 domain-containing protein, translating into MAMVDWRIQGYDYSSCNCAWGCPCQVMAPPTDGTCRAAAGFEISRGHFGDTRLDGLCFGGLFAWPGAIHEGNGEALPLIDVRATPAQREALLKIMSGQETEPGATFFQVFFSTLSKVHEPRFVPIRFAIDLEQRTAQFIVEGLVEARAEPIRNPVTGAPQRARLVLPEGFEFSEAELASSTVMTRSDSPIELAWKGRHAHLTHLDITGQGVVRAA; encoded by the coding sequence ATGGCGATGGTTGACTGGCGGATACAGGGCTACGACTACTCAAGCTGCAATTGCGCCTGGGGCTGCCCCTGCCAGGTGATGGCACCACCTACCGATGGCACCTGCCGGGCGGCAGCCGGCTTCGAGATCAGTCGCGGCCATTTTGGCGACACCCGGCTCGACGGCCTGTGTTTCGGCGGCTTGTTTGCCTGGCCGGGGGCCATTCATGAAGGTAACGGCGAAGCATTGCCACTGATCGATGTGCGGGCCACGCCTGCACAGCGCGAGGCCCTGCTCAAGATCATGTCAGGCCAGGAAACCGAACCGGGCGCGACCTTCTTTCAGGTGTTCTTCTCCACGCTCAGCAAGGTACACGAGCCCCGCTTCGTGCCGATCCGTTTCGCGATAGATCTCGAGCAACGCACCGCGCAGTTCATCGTGGAGGGGCTGGTCGAGGCGCGGGCCGAGCCGATCCGCAACCCTGTCACCGGCGCACCGCAGCGTGCGAGGCTCGTGCTGCCCGAGGGCTTCGAGTTCTCCGAAGCAGAGCTCGCGAGCAGCACGGTCATGACGCGCAGCGACTCGCCCATCGAACTGGCATGGAAGGGCCGGCATGCGCACCTGACGCATCTCGACATAACCGGTCAGGGAGTGGTGCGCGCTGCCTGA
- a CDS encoding DUF2182 domain-containing protein produces MIAGLRRQRAIVIAALALLTLLGWWYLRAAPMAMPGAGGVWARGYLLASFLMWFIMMVAMMTPSVAPVVLLHDRVMHRGQPGWHRRTLAFLLGYFIVWAAFSAAATLAQSALIRSGVIDAMGVISDGRVAALLLLAVAIYQWSAAKTACLDRCHSPLAFIVRRRRGPLRDLRAGLAHGSWCVACCGALMLLLFVGGVMNLAWVAGITIAVTIEKLVPRPGPVRIAIGISALIGAAWIGWRAWPLMPHQAFMPWLEWLVSA; encoded by the coding sequence TTGATCGCAGGCCTGCGCCGGCAGCGCGCGATCGTCATTGCTGCACTGGCCCTGCTCACCCTGCTCGGCTGGTGGTATCTCCGTGCCGCACCGATGGCGATGCCCGGAGCCGGCGGCGTCTGGGCGCGAGGCTATCTGCTCGCCTCGTTCCTGATGTGGTTCATCATGATGGTGGCGATGATGACGCCATCGGTGGCACCCGTCGTGCTGCTCCATGACCGCGTCATGCACCGTGGCCAGCCGGGCTGGCACCGGCGCACCCTCGCCTTCCTGCTCGGCTACTTCATTGTCTGGGCAGCCTTCTCCGCAGCGGCAACCCTCGCCCAGTCAGCACTGATTCGCAGCGGCGTCATCGATGCCATGGGCGTGATCAGCGACGGCCGGGTGGCGGCGCTGCTGTTGCTGGCGGTCGCGATCTACCAGTGGTCTGCCGCAAAAACAGCCTGCCTCGATCGCTGCCACTCGCCGCTGGCCTTCATCGTGCGCCGCCGACGCGGCCCGCTGCGGGATCTGCGTGCGGGTCTCGCCCATGGGAGCTGGTGTGTCGCCTGCTGCGGAGCGCTGATGCTGCTGCTGTTCGTCGGCGGCGTCATGAATCTCGCCTGGGTGGCCGGCATAACGATTGCGGTCACCATCGAAAAGCTCGTGCCACGGCCCGGACCGGTCCGCATCGCGATCGGCATCAGTGCGCTGATCGGCGCCGCGTGGATCGGGTGGCGGGCCTGGCCGCTGATGCCACACCAGGCGTTCATGCCGTGGCTCGAATGGCTGGTGTCTGCATGA